A single region of the Xenopus laevis strain J_2021 chromosome 4L, Xenopus_laevis_v10.1, whole genome shotgun sequence genome encodes:
- the afg3l2.L gene encoding AFG3-like protein 1 isoform X3 encodes MTAGIGRLVSAGVFGVSRRLRLCSLYGRAALRECSSRSITTHICQSWRWNPCLSSVFCKPPKGFEKYFQKNEKDSGNAKEEETQRTSGGPNNRKDGNKEESAWWRRLQKGDFPWDDKDFRNLAILAAGVASGFLFFYLHDPGREINWKEFVHLYLARGVVDRLEVVNKRFVRVIPTAGTTPEKYVWFNIGSVDRFERNLENAQDELGIEQAQRTSVIYSSESDGSFLMSLIPTLLLVGFLLFSLRRGAMGPGRGGRGGGLFGVGETTAKILKGNIDVKFKDVAGCEEAKLEIMEFVNFLKNPKQYQDLGAKIPRGAMLTGPPGTGKTLLAKATAGEANVPFITVNGSEFLEMFVGVGPARVRDMFAMARKNAPCILFIDEIDAVGRKRGRGNFGGQSEQENTLNQLLVEMDGFNSSTNVVILAGTNRPDILDPALMRPGRFDRQIYIGPPDIKGRASIFKVHLRPLKMSESLSKDALSRKLAALTPGFTGADIANVCNEAALIAARYLQDYVVEKHFEQAIERVIGGLEKKTQVLQPEEKRTVAYHEAGHAVVGWFLQHADPLLKVSIIPRGKGLGYAQYLPKEQYLYTREQLFDRMCMMLGGRVSEQLFFGRITTGAQDDLKKVTQSAYAQIVQFGMSEKVGQVSFDLPRQGEMLAEKPYSEATAELIDQEARNLINSAFERTLELLTRCKDQVEKVAKRLLEKEVLEKSDMVELLGARPFPEKSSYEEFVEGTGGFEEDTSLPEGLKDWNQEREDVQEHKRQENIS; translated from the exons ATGACTGCCGGGATCGGGCGTCTTGTTTCTGCAGGAGTTTTTGGAGTGTCTCGCAGGCTACGACTCTGTAGTTTGTACGGCAGAGCTGCTCTTCGAGAG TGTTCAAGTAGAAGCATTACTACCCATATCTGCCAGTCTTGGAGATGGAATCCATGTTTGTCTTCTGTCTTTTGTAAACCACCCAAAG GTTTTGAAAAATACTTTCAGAAGAATGAGAAGGATTCAG gtaatgcaaaggaagaagagacaCAAAGAACTAGTGGGGGCCCCAATAACAGGAAAGATGGAAATAAAGAGGAGTCTGCATGGTGGCGGAGACTTCAAAAG GGGGACTTTCCATGGGATGATAAAGACTTCCGTAACTTAGCAATCTTGGCTGCTGGAGTTGCtagtggatttttatttttttatcttcatgATCCTGGCAGAGAAATCAACTGGAAGGAGTTTGTACACCTGTACTTGGCAAGGGGTGTG GTGGATCGCCTTGAGGTTGTGAACAAGCGGTTTGTGCGAGTGATTCCTACAGCAGGAACCACCCCTGAG AAATATGTATGGTTTAACATTGGCAGCGTAGACCGCTTTGAGCGCAACCTGGAGAATGCACAAGATGAGCTTGGGATAGAACAAGCCCAGCGTACGTCTGTCATTTACTCGTCTGAGAGTGATGG GTCCTTCCTAATGAGCTTGATACCAACGCTTCTGCTGGTAGGCTTCCTACTCTTTAGTCTGCGCAGAGGTGCTATGGGACCTGGCCGCGGTGGCAGAGGTGGGGGATTGTTTGGGGTTGGAGAGACCACTGCAAAGATTTTGAAAGGAAACATTGATGTAAAATTCAAGGATGTTGCTGGTTGTGAAGAAGCAAAACTCGAGATCAtggaatttgtgaatttcctcaAAAATCCCAAGCAGTATCAAGATTTAGGGGCCAAGATCCCCAGG GGAGCAATGCTTACAGGCCCTCCAGGTACTGGGAAGACTCTTCTTGCAAAGGCTACAGCTGGAGAAGCCAATGTTCCATTCATTACTGTCAATGGATCTGAGTTCTTGGAGATGTTTGTTGGAGTTGGCCCAGCAAGG GTACGAGACATGTTTGCAATGGCTAGGAAAAATGCtccatgcattttgtttattGATGAAATTGATGCAGTTGGACGAAAGCGGGGAAGAGGAAACTTTGGTGGCCAGAGTGAGCAAGAAAATACCCTAAACCAACTCTTGGTGGAAATGGATG GCTTTAACTCCAGCACAAATGTTGTGATTCTTGCTGGCACAAATCGTCCGGACATCTTAGACCCAGCTCTGATGAGACCTGGTCGCTTTGATCGTCAGATTTATATag GCCCTCCGGATATCAAAGGGAGAGCCTCTATATTTAAAGTTCACCTACGTCCATTAAAGATGTCTGAGAGTCTCAGTAAGGATGCATTGTCCCGTAAACTGGCAGCTTTAACTCCTGGATTTACCG GTGCTGATATTGCCAATGTTTGCAACGAGGCTGCCTTGATTGCTGCACGATACCTTCAAGATTATGTGGTTGAAAAGCACTTTGAACAAGCCATTGAACGTGTTATTGGAG GCCTAGAGAAAAAGACTCAGGTCCTACAACCTGAAGAGAAGAGGACAGTGGCTTATCATGAAGCTGGACATGCTGTTGTTGGGTGGTTCCTGCAGCATGCTGACCCTCTGCTCAAG GTGTCCATAATTCCTCGGGGGAAGGGTTTAGGGTATGCCCAGTATTTGCCAAAGGAGCAGTACCTTTATACACGAGAACAGTTGTTTGACCGTATGTGTATGATGCTGGGGGGCCGTGTATCAGAACAACTGTTCTTTGGTCGCATTACCACTGGGGCACAGGATGATTTAAAAAAGGTCACACAGAGTGCATATGCCCAG ATTGTGCAGTTTGGTATGAGCGAAAAAGTCGGGCAAGTTTCATTTGATCTTCCACGGCAGGGAGAAATGCTTGCAGAGAAACCTTATAGTGAGGCAACTGCTGAGCTTATTGACCAGGAAGCCAGAAACCTTATCAATTCCGCTTTTGAAAGGACACTGGAGCTTCTTACAAGGTGCAAAGACCAAGTAGAGAAG GTGGCAAAGCGCTTGCTGGAAAAAGAAGTCCTGGAGAAATCAGACATGGTTGAGCTACTGGGTGCAAGACCTTTTCCTGAAAAATCATCATATGAAGAGTTTGTAGAGGGTACTGGAGGCTTTGAGGAGGACACCTCTCTCCCTGAGGGTCTAAAAGACTGGAACCAAGAGAGGGAGGATGTGCAGGAGCACAAGAGACAGGAAAATATCTCTTAA
- the afg3l2.L gene encoding AFG3-like protein 1 isoform X2, with product MTAGIGRLVSAGVFGVSRRLRLCSLYGRAALRECSSRSITTHICQSWRWNPCLSSVFCKPPKGFEKYFQKNEKDSGSKNGSGNAKEEETQRTSGGPNNRKDGNKEESAWWRRLQKGDFPWDDKDFRNLAILAAGVASGFLFFYLHDPGREINWKEFVHLYLARGVVDRLEVVNKRFVRVIPTAGTTPEKYVWFNIGSVDRFERNLENAQDELGIEQAQRTSVIYSSESDGSFLMSLIPTLLLVGFLLFSLRRGAMGPGRGGRGGGLFGVGETTAKILKGNIDVKFKDVAGCEEAKLEIMEFVNFLKNPKQYQDLGAKIPRGAMLTGPPGTGKTLLAKATAGEANVPFITVNGSEFLEMFVGVGPARVRDMFAMARKNAPCILFIDEIDAVGRKRGRGNFGGQSEQENTLNQLLVEMDGFNSSTNVVILAGTNRPDILDPALMRPGRFDRQIYIGPPDIKGRASIFKVHLRPLKMSESLSKDALSRKLAALTPGFTGADIANVCNEAALIAARYLQDYVVEKHFEQAIERVIGGLEKKTQVLQPEEKRTVAYHEAGHAVVGWFLQHADPLLKVSIIPRGKGLGYAQYLPKEQYLYTREQLFDRMCMMLGGRVSEQLFFGRITTGAQDDLKKVTQSAYAQIVQFGMSEKVGQVSFDLPRQGEMLAEKPYSEATAELIDQEARNLINSAFERTLELLTRCKDQVEKVAKRLLEKEVLEKSDMVELLGARPFPEKSSYEEFVEGTGGFEEDTSLPEGLKDWNQEREDVQEHKRQENIS from the exons ATGACTGCCGGGATCGGGCGTCTTGTTTCTGCAGGAGTTTTTGGAGTGTCTCGCAGGCTACGACTCTGTAGTTTGTACGGCAGAGCTGCTCTTCGAGAG TGTTCAAGTAGAAGCATTACTACCCATATCTGCCAGTCTTGGAGATGGAATCCATGTTTGTCTTCTGTCTTTTGTAAACCACCCAAAG GTTTTGAAAAATACTTTCAGAAGAATGAGAAGGATTCAGGTTCGAAGAATGGCAGTG gtaatgcaaaggaagaagagacaCAAAGAACTAGTGGGGGCCCCAATAACAGGAAAGATGGAAATAAAGAGGAGTCTGCATGGTGGCGGAGACTTCAAAAG GGGGACTTTCCATGGGATGATAAAGACTTCCGTAACTTAGCAATCTTGGCTGCTGGAGTTGCtagtggatttttatttttttatcttcatgATCCTGGCAGAGAAATCAACTGGAAGGAGTTTGTACACCTGTACTTGGCAAGGGGTGTG GTGGATCGCCTTGAGGTTGTGAACAAGCGGTTTGTGCGAGTGATTCCTACAGCAGGAACCACCCCTGAG AAATATGTATGGTTTAACATTGGCAGCGTAGACCGCTTTGAGCGCAACCTGGAGAATGCACAAGATGAGCTTGGGATAGAACAAGCCCAGCGTACGTCTGTCATTTACTCGTCTGAGAGTGATGG GTCCTTCCTAATGAGCTTGATACCAACGCTTCTGCTGGTAGGCTTCCTACTCTTTAGTCTGCGCAGAGGTGCTATGGGACCTGGCCGCGGTGGCAGAGGTGGGGGATTGTTTGGGGTTGGAGAGACCACTGCAAAGATTTTGAAAGGAAACATTGATGTAAAATTCAAGGATGTTGCTGGTTGTGAAGAAGCAAAACTCGAGATCAtggaatttgtgaatttcctcaAAAATCCCAAGCAGTATCAAGATTTAGGGGCCAAGATCCCCAGG GGAGCAATGCTTACAGGCCCTCCAGGTACTGGGAAGACTCTTCTTGCAAAGGCTACAGCTGGAGAAGCCAATGTTCCATTCATTACTGTCAATGGATCTGAGTTCTTGGAGATGTTTGTTGGAGTTGGCCCAGCAAGG GTACGAGACATGTTTGCAATGGCTAGGAAAAATGCtccatgcattttgtttattGATGAAATTGATGCAGTTGGACGAAAGCGGGGAAGAGGAAACTTTGGTGGCCAGAGTGAGCAAGAAAATACCCTAAACCAACTCTTGGTGGAAATGGATG GCTTTAACTCCAGCACAAATGTTGTGATTCTTGCTGGCACAAATCGTCCGGACATCTTAGACCCAGCTCTGATGAGACCTGGTCGCTTTGATCGTCAGATTTATATag GCCCTCCGGATATCAAAGGGAGAGCCTCTATATTTAAAGTTCACCTACGTCCATTAAAGATGTCTGAGAGTCTCAGTAAGGATGCATTGTCCCGTAAACTGGCAGCTTTAACTCCTGGATTTACCG GTGCTGATATTGCCAATGTTTGCAACGAGGCTGCCTTGATTGCTGCACGATACCTTCAAGATTATGTGGTTGAAAAGCACTTTGAACAAGCCATTGAACGTGTTATTGGAG GCCTAGAGAAAAAGACTCAGGTCCTACAACCTGAAGAGAAGAGGACAGTGGCTTATCATGAAGCTGGACATGCTGTTGTTGGGTGGTTCCTGCAGCATGCTGACCCTCTGCTCAAG GTGTCCATAATTCCTCGGGGGAAGGGTTTAGGGTATGCCCAGTATTTGCCAAAGGAGCAGTACCTTTATACACGAGAACAGTTGTTTGACCGTATGTGTATGATGCTGGGGGGCCGTGTATCAGAACAACTGTTCTTTGGTCGCATTACCACTGGGGCACAGGATGATTTAAAAAAGGTCACACAGAGTGCATATGCCCAG ATTGTGCAGTTTGGTATGAGCGAAAAAGTCGGGCAAGTTTCATTTGATCTTCCACGGCAGGGAGAAATGCTTGCAGAGAAACCTTATAGTGAGGCAACTGCTGAGCTTATTGACCAGGAAGCCAGAAACCTTATCAATTCCGCTTTTGAAAGGACACTGGAGCTTCTTACAAGGTGCAAAGACCAAGTAGAGAAG GTGGCAAAGCGCTTGCTGGAAAAAGAAGTCCTGGAGAAATCAGACATGGTTGAGCTACTGGGTGCAAGACCTTTTCCTGAAAAATCATCATATGAAGAGTTTGTAGAGGGTACTGGAGGCTTTGAGGAGGACACCTCTCTCCCTGAGGGTCTAAAAGACTGGAACCAAGAGAGGGAGGATGTGCAGGAGCACAAGAGACAGGAAAATATCTCTTAA
- the afg3l2.L gene encoding AFG3-like protein 1 isoform X1 has protein sequence MTAGIGRLVSAGVFGVSRRLRLCSLYGRAALRECSSRSITTHICQSWRWNPCLSSVFCKPPKGFEKYFQKNEKDSGSKNGSGEGNAKEEETQRTSGGPNNRKDGNKEESAWWRRLQKGDFPWDDKDFRNLAILAAGVASGFLFFYLHDPGREINWKEFVHLYLARGVVDRLEVVNKRFVRVIPTAGTTPEKYVWFNIGSVDRFERNLENAQDELGIEQAQRTSVIYSSESDGSFLMSLIPTLLLVGFLLFSLRRGAMGPGRGGRGGGLFGVGETTAKILKGNIDVKFKDVAGCEEAKLEIMEFVNFLKNPKQYQDLGAKIPRGAMLTGPPGTGKTLLAKATAGEANVPFITVNGSEFLEMFVGVGPARVRDMFAMARKNAPCILFIDEIDAVGRKRGRGNFGGQSEQENTLNQLLVEMDGFNSSTNVVILAGTNRPDILDPALMRPGRFDRQIYIGPPDIKGRASIFKVHLRPLKMSESLSKDALSRKLAALTPGFTGADIANVCNEAALIAARYLQDYVVEKHFEQAIERVIGGLEKKTQVLQPEEKRTVAYHEAGHAVVGWFLQHADPLLKVSIIPRGKGLGYAQYLPKEQYLYTREQLFDRMCMMLGGRVSEQLFFGRITTGAQDDLKKVTQSAYAQIVQFGMSEKVGQVSFDLPRQGEMLAEKPYSEATAELIDQEARNLINSAFERTLELLTRCKDQVEKVAKRLLEKEVLEKSDMVELLGARPFPEKSSYEEFVEGTGGFEEDTSLPEGLKDWNQEREDVQEHKRQENIS, from the exons ATGACTGCCGGGATCGGGCGTCTTGTTTCTGCAGGAGTTTTTGGAGTGTCTCGCAGGCTACGACTCTGTAGTTTGTACGGCAGAGCTGCTCTTCGAGAG TGTTCAAGTAGAAGCATTACTACCCATATCTGCCAGTCTTGGAGATGGAATCCATGTTTGTCTTCTGTCTTTTGTAAACCACCCAAAG GTTTTGAAAAATACTTTCAGAAGAATGAGAAGGATTCAGGTTCGAAGAATGGCAGTGGTGAAG gtaatgcaaaggaagaagagacaCAAAGAACTAGTGGGGGCCCCAATAACAGGAAAGATGGAAATAAAGAGGAGTCTGCATGGTGGCGGAGACTTCAAAAG GGGGACTTTCCATGGGATGATAAAGACTTCCGTAACTTAGCAATCTTGGCTGCTGGAGTTGCtagtggatttttatttttttatcttcatgATCCTGGCAGAGAAATCAACTGGAAGGAGTTTGTACACCTGTACTTGGCAAGGGGTGTG GTGGATCGCCTTGAGGTTGTGAACAAGCGGTTTGTGCGAGTGATTCCTACAGCAGGAACCACCCCTGAG AAATATGTATGGTTTAACATTGGCAGCGTAGACCGCTTTGAGCGCAACCTGGAGAATGCACAAGATGAGCTTGGGATAGAACAAGCCCAGCGTACGTCTGTCATTTACTCGTCTGAGAGTGATGG GTCCTTCCTAATGAGCTTGATACCAACGCTTCTGCTGGTAGGCTTCCTACTCTTTAGTCTGCGCAGAGGTGCTATGGGACCTGGCCGCGGTGGCAGAGGTGGGGGATTGTTTGGGGTTGGAGAGACCACTGCAAAGATTTTGAAAGGAAACATTGATGTAAAATTCAAGGATGTTGCTGGTTGTGAAGAAGCAAAACTCGAGATCAtggaatttgtgaatttcctcaAAAATCCCAAGCAGTATCAAGATTTAGGGGCCAAGATCCCCAGG GGAGCAATGCTTACAGGCCCTCCAGGTACTGGGAAGACTCTTCTTGCAAAGGCTACAGCTGGAGAAGCCAATGTTCCATTCATTACTGTCAATGGATCTGAGTTCTTGGAGATGTTTGTTGGAGTTGGCCCAGCAAGG GTACGAGACATGTTTGCAATGGCTAGGAAAAATGCtccatgcattttgtttattGATGAAATTGATGCAGTTGGACGAAAGCGGGGAAGAGGAAACTTTGGTGGCCAGAGTGAGCAAGAAAATACCCTAAACCAACTCTTGGTGGAAATGGATG GCTTTAACTCCAGCACAAATGTTGTGATTCTTGCTGGCACAAATCGTCCGGACATCTTAGACCCAGCTCTGATGAGACCTGGTCGCTTTGATCGTCAGATTTATATag GCCCTCCGGATATCAAAGGGAGAGCCTCTATATTTAAAGTTCACCTACGTCCATTAAAGATGTCTGAGAGTCTCAGTAAGGATGCATTGTCCCGTAAACTGGCAGCTTTAACTCCTGGATTTACCG GTGCTGATATTGCCAATGTTTGCAACGAGGCTGCCTTGATTGCTGCACGATACCTTCAAGATTATGTGGTTGAAAAGCACTTTGAACAAGCCATTGAACGTGTTATTGGAG GCCTAGAGAAAAAGACTCAGGTCCTACAACCTGAAGAGAAGAGGACAGTGGCTTATCATGAAGCTGGACATGCTGTTGTTGGGTGGTTCCTGCAGCATGCTGACCCTCTGCTCAAG GTGTCCATAATTCCTCGGGGGAAGGGTTTAGGGTATGCCCAGTATTTGCCAAAGGAGCAGTACCTTTATACACGAGAACAGTTGTTTGACCGTATGTGTATGATGCTGGGGGGCCGTGTATCAGAACAACTGTTCTTTGGTCGCATTACCACTGGGGCACAGGATGATTTAAAAAAGGTCACACAGAGTGCATATGCCCAG ATTGTGCAGTTTGGTATGAGCGAAAAAGTCGGGCAAGTTTCATTTGATCTTCCACGGCAGGGAGAAATGCTTGCAGAGAAACCTTATAGTGAGGCAACTGCTGAGCTTATTGACCAGGAAGCCAGAAACCTTATCAATTCCGCTTTTGAAAGGACACTGGAGCTTCTTACAAGGTGCAAAGACCAAGTAGAGAAG GTGGCAAAGCGCTTGCTGGAAAAAGAAGTCCTGGAGAAATCAGACATGGTTGAGCTACTGGGTGCAAGACCTTTTCCTGAAAAATCATCATATGAAGAGTTTGTAGAGGGTACTGGAGGCTTTGAGGAGGACACCTCTCTCCCTGAGGGTCTAAAAGACTGGAACCAAGAGAGGGAGGATGTGCAGGAGCACAAGAGACAGGAAAATATCTCTTAA